Proteins co-encoded in one Erinaceus europaeus chromosome 2, mEriEur2.1, whole genome shotgun sequence genomic window:
- the LOC107522241 gene encoding large ribosomal subunit protein eL39-like — protein MSSHKTFRIKCFLAKKQKQNYPIPQWIQMKTGNKTRYNSKRRHWRRTKLGL, from the coding sequence ATGTCTTCCCACAAGACTTTCAGAATCAAGTGCTTCCTGGCTAAGAAGCAAAAGCAGAACTATCCTATTCCTCAGTGGATTCAGATGAAAACTGGCAATAAGACCAGGTACAACTCCAAGAGGAGACACTGGAGAAGAACAAAGCTCGGTCTATAA